TCAATTTCACTTGTACCAATTTTGTttctatgcatttttttttggtttctgtCTATTTTGTTTGTGACGAGGTGTTCCTACTGATGTAATTATGTACATTTTATCACCGAATGGATTTCAGTTGTACCAATTTTGTTTCTAtgtattttttcttggtttctgTCTATTTTGTTTGTGACGATATGTTCCTACTTATGTATTTATGTACGTTTTTTTCACCAGAATgcatttcagttgatagtcagcgcttcgtGCGGTGCGTTGCACGTTCCTTGCTTCGTCTTCACCGCGCTGTTTCCTCTTTCAAAATATTAATGTGGGATGAAAGCAGTTTTCTTCAGTAACAGCTAAAATCGAGCTGTACAATTTTATTGCTACATGGCGCCTGGTTGTGTGTGCTtatgtgtatttctttttttttatgccagtTGTCATTTCTGTAAATAATCTGTTTTCCATGAAAGTAAGCTCCATCTCATGTATTCTCTTTCATTAACCTAGCCTCAAAGTGTAGCATATcatttatatttattatttaacCATTTCACAATAAAGGATCTACAACATTTCCACAGCATTTTCCTGTACCTTCCTGTTGCAGTAACAGTCTTTCCCGTGGTCACACAGAGACACGTTGCTATTACACACCTACAGTGAGTTAAAGTATTGTGTGCTGCCTTGGGCCTCAGCATTACAGGAGCAGTGCGACTTGCAGTGTCAAATGTGCACCTCATTCAGGGGAACTTTGGTGCCACTAAAGATAATCTACAACCAGGGTGCCCTGCTAGTACTGACATACGGAGAACAAGGGAACCCGAGAAGTTAGGAACCACGCAGCCCGTGATGGAATGGAAAGTGACAGACAACATTATGACAAAGGAAGACAGCAGAATGAATTGGACAACAAAGATAGGTTGGTGATGTTGAGTGAGTGGGAAGAAAAGGTGGACTTGGGTGAGTTTTTAATGCATTGGGCAGACAACCGCTCATCTGTGAGAGCGGCAAAATGGGTACCGAGATATTAGAAATGTAGCCGAGGATAACAGAGCATTACACTGGGAGAGAGATCAAGAAATATGCAGGCATAAAGTGGAAAACAGCTAGTGTAGATATGACATTATTTCGGAAAGCCATCGTCACGTAGTGGACACAAAATGCGCTGATGACGATGCTAGCCAAATAGCTAGCATTGCTGGTTCTTCTTAGTATAATTTCTGCGATTCAAATTTTAAATTGCCATGCACCACCTTGGTCAGCACTTAGGCATGTTGAAATCTGTTCTTTCCTATAAGTATGAGCACAAACTTTAGTACATTTTTAGTTGCATGAACAGTTACTTCAACTCGCTTTGAAGAGATCAAGCTTTCGATGCCTTGGTACAAACCGTAACCATTTTTGTCATTCCCTGAACTTCTCAAGAATCAACGGACGTTCCCAGCACTGTTAATGAGCATGAGGACATCACAAGCTTCTGCGCAACCATATCCGACAACACGACTCTAGGTTTCACTCGGCTTTTCGCGATTACGTCTTGTCACAAtaaatttctttttgttttctttaatcaGTGCCCCTCCGTAACACCTTTCTCAGAAACAGTACAAGAGGCAGCAACAAAATTAATCAAATAACCATGACTGATGTATTTGCTACACTAACACACCCCACAAGCAGTACTCATCTTGCATACCAAGCAGGAATTCGCCACCCTGGCCACGGCTGCCAGCGCTGAACTCCCGGCTCAAGGTGGATGCCCTCCACACAAAAGCGTCGTGCACCGAGCCTGGGTATGTGGGCTCCAGGGCAGTGATGCGCAGGGTTGCGTCACACACCTGCAGAGTTTTGTGTGGGTTGGAAGGAAGccagcaacagcaatacaaccagctacatgcaatACAGCTGTAACTCTGCGATTCAACACCCGTATTTCTCTCATGGTGATTGCCAAGCGCAGCTTTGATCGCCTTACGTTTTATTATGGCTGTCGCCGCATCTCTGCATATTAATGTCTATAAAATTGTGGTGCAATCACTACGTGTGATTTTTattcctgcattttttttcttcaatacaaGAGAGTTACAACGATCAGATATTAAGCTCGATGCACCTCCCTTTAATCGTGTCATCACCCTTTACGAAACTAAACAGCGACGGAAACTTCGTTTACCGCGACTGCTGCGTTCTTTTTAATCGCTCCAAAATTAGTCGTTCACATTCCTCCTTTCTGCAATCGATTAACAGCATGCACAAGAATGAATAAGATTGAATTTGTCCTCACCACCATGGCGTTGAGGGCGTAATagcccttgcggcaaaagtacGCCGCTTTGTTGTTGTCGTCCGTGTCGTACGGCGCCCGAATACAAATGAACGTGCCGTCGACCGCCCCGATGCAGCCTGCGAACCTTGCGTCCATGTTGAGAAAGCCTTCTTTCGCCGCGGCCAGTTCCTGGGCGCTGGCAGGGAAGGCGATCCACTCATCGCCGAGGCGCTCCACAATCGCTTCGACGACAGCGTGAATCGAGCGACTCACACTTGACTGGCTCGTCGCCAAGTCCTCGTCGCTTGCGATCGCGCCCTGGTAGCTGCCCGTAGCGaagaagcgaagggcgcaaagcacttgctgCTCGACGGTCGCGGCGGTTCGCGTACcagtacgccgcctctccagatCATGGCGAAGCTCTTCGCACAGCCATCGCGCCATGTCCTTCGTCAAGCGGTACCGCAGGCGGAACGTCTCCTCGGGCATCGAGAAAGCATCGCGGTGCTCGCGAAATTCTCTTTCTGCCTGCAGCTGCAACCACTGCACGATGAAcggcagcgccatttttttcttccagcgttctcttgcggcgagaaccacaACTGCCACAACTTCGAACAAGTCAAATTCAGTGAGAAGTTTTCACTTTTACAAGCAAACTTTACATACACTACTCTGTGATATTATTAaacgaaaacatgcttgtaaagtagcTCACGGAATGATATgtgcacatacgtatgtgaggcgaCACATCGAACGatcaactcaatttacaacaatatggcggccaattgtGGGcatttcatcgttctcacattttaagctgcaaatttggcaggatgcaacgtcacgcaacgtcatattgacgctacaaagcgtgaggtcctgtgacgcaatgggcgccatcagtgcaatgtccaatcgtgttgcagacatggcggctgtTCGTCAaacgagcagtagtttcgataaaccgcaagttgaccgtaggcacacctcagtaccatatttcggtttcgttgttcaacccaaacctttatttctacatgacagagtacggcgaagcgttattttggaaaaaaataacaattttttttcgcgcgaCGTCATCGCatattcctgtgtcgtaacgctaTTGCAGCGCCACAGCGCGAACAatctcgcgtgaccaatcaaatcaacaacatggcggaatttgacaacatggcggaatttgacaatgtccagaatagcaccctgcGTAGCAGCACGCAAACGGTAACTAATGCCGGCACGCAGTAAAGCACAACCGCACACATCGCTAGCCAACGACCAAAAGCCCTTCCTTTATTCACACATCCCCGAACCCTCGCGCATCCCGACAGTCTGCGCCATCTGTCGACGCCTACGGAAGACTCAGGTTGCCACACCTTAACTGTTCTTCAGTAGAGGTCGCTACACGCCGGACCTGTTATGTGGTCTGAACAGTTTCACTCCAGTTAACGACGATTAATTCGTTATCGCATCTCGGACTTTTGGCTCAGATCAAAGTGTCCGAGCAAGCCGTTTTCTGACCCGTTTCGGAGTGGTACCTAGGGCCCCGTCACGTCGACGCGGACTCCCGGGTGCCAACGAGCGAAAAAGAAGACCCTCCTCGCCCTTGGTGCTGCCGCCTCCCGCACGCGGCACTGAGGCCGCCCCCGGTCTCGGGCCTTCCCGCCCGACGCCACCTCGAGCCAGGAGGAGTGATGACCCTGGGTGCCGCCTGCTGTCCCGGTGGTTCTCATCGCTACCCCTGCTGTCGTCACCGACCTGGCGGTTCCTGCCTCGGCTGAGCCGCCCGTCTACGAGGGTGCAGGGAAAGCTGCACATGACCAGTCAACAACGAGCCACGCCCCCCGCCTCGCGGTGCCGCCTACTGCAATGGCCGCAAATTTTGAACTCCCGGTGAGGGAAAACTGTTTCTTGTTCAGTGCGCCTGACGGCGATGTATCCATAGATGCATTGATTGATGCGATTGAGTTGACCGCGGCTGAGGATAGTGTGCTGGTCCTCCAACACATGGGAGGGTCGATGTTTTTAGTCTGCACGCGCAACGCGAGTCAGGCAACTAGATTGATGGTGGCGGAGGGCTTCCGCGTAAACAACGAGAGGATGGGCCCCCCCTTTACGTTCGTAAACGTTTACCGCTTCCCAGCATACATCCCGGACGAGATCCTTACTAACGCCCTCAGCCAGTACGGCAAGATGAAGAGCGTCACCTTCGCAACCGTGGCCTCCCGCCAGAACAAGCTGAATGGGGTGCGGGTCGTGAAGATGGAAATGTGTAGACCGGTTCCTAACTTCACGACCATCGCCGGACACAGGGTCATGTGCGAGTACCGCGGCACGCGCCGAGTATGCGCGAGGTACGGGGACGTCGGGCACATGGCCACCGCCTGCTCGGCTGAGTATTGCA
Above is a window of Rhipicephalus sanguineus isolate Rsan-2018 chromosome 3, BIME_Rsan_1.4, whole genome shotgun sequence DNA encoding:
- the LOC119385300 gene encoding putative nuclease HARBI1, coding for MPEETFRLRYRLTKDMARWLCEELRHDLERRRTGTRTAATVEQQVLCALRFFATGSYQGAIASDEDLATSQSSVSRSIHAVVEAIVERLGDEWIAFPASAQELAAAKEGFLNMDARFAGCIGAVDGTFICIRAPYDTDDNNKAAYFCRKGYYALNAMVVCDATLRITALEPTYPGSVHDAFVWRASTLSREFSAGSRGQGGEFLLGDSAYPLQPWLLNPIPGAHQAGSPAAQFNRAHSSLRCVVERCFGVLKARFRYLQRYRALYYGPLFTSKIIAACVVLHNLCVRQQLPEPDDIPGTEEREDPDLYDDGDDDGAAVGMYQAGAQRRDHLLRCFTASQDST